The sequence GGCACGGCCAGCGTCGCCATAACCCTGGCGGGCTATGACGCCATCACGACCGAGGTGGATGTGACCGCCGGCCGAACGGTCGCGATGACCCACACCCTGAAACCCCGCGATGGCACCATCAAGCTGCATATCGTGCCGCGGGGCGACATCTTCCTGGACGACTCGCTAGTGGTGAGCCGCGCGGAAGGGCTGCACACCCTGATGGCCTCGCCTGAAACGCACCAGTTGTCCATTCGACATCCCGCGTTTGGCGTCTGGGAGCGCGCCGTCGTCCCCCGGTATGACCACGTCCAGTTTTTTGTCGTGGATTTCACGCAGGCGGCGGCGGTAGACGTAACCTCGTTCGATGAAAACAGTGTCTTTGTGCCGGCAGAGATCTGGGTGGATGGTCGGCCGACGGGGCAATTCACGCCGATGACCGTGCAGGCGCCGATCGGTGTGCGCTCCCTCGAAGTGCGCGCCGAGGGGTACCAGACGTCCGAGCCGGTGCGAGTGAACATCGAGGCCGGCAGCCAGCAACTCATCGAGTTCCGCGTGCAGCGGGCCGACACGGTGACAGTTCGTTAGCGTGGATCGTCAGGCCAGGATGTCCTGCACGATATGGCCGTGTACATCCGTAAGCCGGATGTCGCGGCCGCCGAAACGGTAGGTGAGCCGTTCGTGGTCAAGGCCGAGAAGGTGGAGCATCGTGGCGTGCAAGTCGTGGATGGTTGTCGGCTTGTCTACCACCCGATAGCCGTACTCGTCCGTTTCCCCGTAGATCGTGCCGCCCCGGATGCCGGCGCCGGCGAGCCAGATGCTGAAGGCCGACGGGTTGTGATCGCGCCCATCCGAGCCCTGTGCGAAGGGCGTGCGGCCAAACTCGCCGGCCCACACCACGAGCGTCTGATCGAGTAGTCCGCGCGCCTTGAGGTCGTTGAGCAGGCCGGCAATGGGTTGGTCGACGGCATGGGCGTTCCTTTCGTGGCCGTCAATCAGGCCGGCGTGCTGGTCCCACCGGTCGGCCGCGACGCGCGGGCACGTGAGTTCGATGAAGCGCACGCCGCGTTCGACCAGCCGGCGCGCGAGGAGGCACTGCATCCCGTAGCTGCGTGTGTGGGGGTCGTCCGAGTAGAGCCCGTACAGCCGGCGCGTGGCGGCCGACTCCGCCGAGAGGTCGGTCAACTCTGGCACCGACGCCTGCATCCGGAACGCGAGTTCGTAGTTGGCGATGGACGATTCGATCTGATCCGCCGGCCCGATCTTCCCCAGCAGCCCCTCGTCCATTTGCTCCATTAGCGCCCGTTTGTTGGATTGGAGCCGGGGGTCTCCTTCCAGGGGGAGTACATTGGCGAGGGGGGTATCGCCGGCGCGAAACACCGAGCCCTGGTAGGCGGCCGGCAGGAACCCACTATTGAAGTTGTCGAGCCCGCCAGGCGGCACCAACCCGCCATCGATCACCACATACCCCGGCAGGTCCTGATTTTCGCTTCCCAGCCCATACGTGACCCAGGCGCCCATGCTGGGCCGGCCCTGGATACCGATGCCGGTGTGCAAGAAATAGTTCGCGTTGGTGTGCTCGGGAAATTGCGACACCATCGACCGGACGAGCGCGAGGTCGTCCGCGCAAGTGGCCATGTAGGGAAAGAGGTCACTGACCGGCATCCCACACTCCCCGTAATTCCGAAAAGCCCAGGGGCTTTTCAGGATCGTACCGATATCGTCAAACTGGGTATTATCCACCTTGAACTTCGCGTACGGGTTCTGGCCGTGCTCGCGATCGAGGCGGGGCTTCGGGTCGAACGAATCGACCTGCGAGACCCCGCCGTCCATGTACAGGAAGATGACGCTCCGGGCGCGGGGGATGAAGTTGGCGCGGCGTGGGGCCATCGGCATGCCGGCGAGGGCCGTGGCTTCCCCGCTGACGACGCGGCACCCGAAGGCGGCGCTGCCCAGGAGGCTCATGAGGGCGACCGAACCGAATCCGTTGCGGCACATCGCGAGCATCTCGCGGCGGGACATGGCGTGGCAGGGGCGATGAGGATTCATAGCGGTTCGAGGCCTCAGACGAGGTGGATAAATTCCTTCAGGTTAAACAGCGTATGGGCGAAATCACGCCAGACACGCGTGTCGTTCGCGGCAGACGCCGGCTCCAAGCCGTACAGCGTCGCCTGCTCGTCCAGGAAAGCGAGGGCCGCGTCTACCTCGCCGGCCGTCGCTTCGCGAGACAGCGCACTGGTGTACATCAGGCGGATGCGGCTCGGGGCATCGAGTTCCTTGAGGGCGACGATGCGGCGGCCCCAGACTTCCGCCTGCTGCGCCACGAATGGGTCGTTGAGCAGCGCCAGGGACTGAGCCGGCACGTTCGAGGTGTTGCGGCTCCCAAACGTTGAAAACGGGATCGGCATGTCGAACACCAGCATAAAAGGCGACAGGAAGTTGCGGCGTAAGGAGAGGTAGATGCTACGCCGGCCGTCCCCGTCGAGCGGCCCCGAATCGCCGGGCCGGCCCCGGCCGGTCATGAAGTCGGAGAGATAGACGGGGACCGGCTCGCCGTACATCGTTGGGTCGAGCCGACCGGAAACGGACAGCATGGCATCTCGGATGGCCTCGGCCTCGAGCCGGCGGACGGGGTAGCTGTGCCACAGCCGGTTCTGGGGATCCTGTTCTATGGCCTCATCCACGGGGGCTGTCGACCGCTGGAACGCCTCGGAGTTCACCAGGAGGCGAACCATCGCCTTGACCGACCACCCCTCTTCGACGAAACGAACGGCCAGATAATCCAGCAGCTCACGGTGCTCTGGACGCGCGCCCTGGAGCCCGAAGTTATCCACGGTTTCAACGAGCCCTTTCCCGAACACGTGGTGCCAGATCCGGTTCACCATCACCCGGGCGGTGAGCGGGTTGGCAGGGTCGATGACGGCGCTGGCGAACGAGCGCCGGCCGCTGCCGGCTTCCTCGAAGGGCGCGTCGCCCCGTTGCAGCGCGTGCATGAACCGCCGCGGGACGGTTTCCTCCGAGGGCGTAACCACATTGCCGCGCACAAAGACCGGCTGGTCGACGCCGATATCGTCCAGCATGGTCATGGCCAGGACCGGCGCCGGCAGCTTTGCCTCCCGCTCAGCGCGGAGCGCGCGGTCCGCAGCGACCGCGGCGACGTCGGCGGAGATGAGGCCGGCGTCCAGAGCATCGTTGAGCAGCGAAACGGCTTCATACGATGCCTCACCGGCCATCCAGCCCCGCACCGCGCCGGCCAGGGCCCCGGTCAGTTCTTTCCCGGAAAGGGACGCAGCTGGCTCGGTTCGCCTCGGGAGGTCGCCGGAATACATCCAGGCATACTCGACTTCTACGTAGGCGCTATCCTTCAGCACCGGCTTTTGTGATGAGAAATACCCTGGAAAGAGTTCGAGGTAGGCCGGCCGGCCTTTCCAGCGTCCGATGTCGAACGTGTACTCTTGCATCGTCGAGTCGTCCAATGCCTGCTCCAGGCCGCCGTAGATGGGGTACTGGATAAGCTGGAAGTTGTCGATGATGAGCCGTACGCGGGCGTGGCGGCCGGCGGCCTGGACGGTGATGTGGTCCGCGTCGATGGTGAACGTTGGCGACCGGAGCGTCCCAAAAAGGCGGTGGGATCGGGCAGCGCTGGAGACGCGGGGGAGTTGGAGCGCCGTCAGCCTGTCTCCATCGAAGACAGGTACGCCCGAAACGGTTGAGGGACGGAACGCGAGGCCGTCGGCCCTCCAGCCATCGAGGTCGGTCCCGGTCCGAAAGTCGGCCAGGACCGTCACACCCGTGTCGGCCGGCGCGAGGGGGCGTTCGGGGCGCAGGGTGGCGGGCGGTTCGTCGAGCGCTTCCAGTTCCGCCAGCCACTGCCGGCCGAGCGCCGCGCGGAGGTCCTGGTCAGATTGGTCGAGCGCCTCGGCCTGGCGGACGAGGTTCGGCGTGACGCGCACATCTCGAAGCGCCCACCGGGTACTTTTGACGATCCCGTACAGGCTGTAGTAGTCCGTGGTGGGGATCGGGTCGAACTTATGGTCGTGGCACCGGGCACAGGCTACTGTCAGACCCATAAAAGCCTTGCCCGTGACATCGATGACGTTGTCGATGCGGCCGGCCTCGTCGATCTGGAGATCTACCGGGCTGTGGGTCCCTTCGCCGAGGGCATAAAACAGTGTGCCGATGACCGACTCGTCATACCCTTCTTCCACATTCTGGCGGGGTTCCTCGAGCAGGTCGCCGGCGAGGTGTTCCATCACGAAGCGGTCGTAGGGCAGATCCTGGTTGAAGGCGCGGATCAGGTAATCGCGGTACGTCCAGGCGCCGACGACCGGATAGTCGAACTCATGGCCTTTGGTGTCGGCGTAGCGGACGACATCCATCCAGTGCCTGGCCCAGCGTTCGCCGAAATGCGGTGAGGCGAGGAGGCGGTCGACGAGGTGTTCGTAGGCATCGGGCGAGGAATCGGCCAGAAACGCCTCCAGGCCTTCGGGTGAAGGAGGGAGACCCGTGAGGACAAACGAAAGGCGGCGGAGGAGGCTGGTTTTAGAGGCGTTAGGAGCGGGCGGGATGCCGGCGTCGATGAGGCGCGCCTCGATGAAGCGATCGACCGGGTTCTCCGGCGTCACGAGCCGGCGCACGCGGGGCGGCTCGGGTTTCTCGGGCGGCACGAGGGCCCAGTGGGGGCGGTACTCGGCCCCCTGCTCGATCCACCGCTCGAGGAGAGCAATGTCCTGCGGGTCCAGGACTTTCTTCACCTCGGGCGGCGGCATGCGCTCCTCGGGATCGTCCGACCTGAGTCGCCGAAGGAGCTCACTCGCCTCGGGGTCGCCCGGGACGACGGCCGCGGCTCCGCTTTCGAGGGCCACGAGGGCCGAGTCGCGGAGGTCGAGCCGGAGGCCTGCTTCGCGGGTGCTGACATCCGGCCCATGGCAAACGTAGCAGTTATCGGACAGGATGGGCTGGATGTGCGCGTCGAAATCCACCACATCGGGAAGCGCGTCCCGGCCGGACGGTGAGCAGGCCGCCAGGCCAAACAGGGCGAGCAGGCCGGCGGCGGACAGGGGTGAAAAACGAGGACTACGCATGCCGTTCGAGCTTGGAGTGCATCGGTGTACGGGCAGTGTAGCAAAACGAAGGCTCAAAAAAAAGCGTAATCGAGGCCACCGATCGGCCGGCGTCGTTACGGCGACGCCGGCCGGCCGCGCAGGCGCGTTACAGCGCGCTCATTGCCTTGAGCTGATCCCGCGATTGCTCCACCTGGATCAGGAAGACATCCTCTCCGGCCTGGACGCCCTCGATACCCACGGACGAGAGCCCTCCTTTTTTGCCGGTACATGCTTCACAGTAATACCGTTTCGCCAGATACGCATCCACCCCTTCCACACCGCGCGCCGCCGCGGCGGCTACTTTCTCGGGGGCCCAGGTCGCCGAGAGCGTCTTCAGTGCGTGGATCAGCAGTCCCCCTTCCGGCGTGCGGTGCTCTACCAGAAACTCGGTGTAATACGCGATCGCCTCCAGCGCCTCCGGACTCCGATCCTCCGTGGCGAACAACGTCTCGAGCATCCGGACACTGGCCATCTGCTCGCGCAGGTACGGCGGGGCCTCCATATCTGAATCGATGTAGGCCTTCATGGCGACATGTGCGGCCTGCCAATCGCTTGCGTCGCCGATGATCTGATAAATCGCCACCGTGGCTTTTAATCCCGATTCAGCCAGAGCCTGGCGCTCCTCGTCCGGCATCTGGTCCTCGCCAAAAACCCATGGGGTGCTGTAATGCCCGGTGCGTCCCAGGATTTCCATATCCACCGCCTGGGCAGGCGCATCAACCGGGACCGTCGCGTGCTCACAGGCAGCGGCCACCAGGCACAACGCGACCAGCGGCATGTTGAATAGTTTTTTCATAGAGATGTCGTTCGTATTGGGTTAACCAAGCCAGTTAGAAAACGAGTGCAACCTGTCACTTAAGCGCCGCAAATGCCCGGTATGGAATTCCCTCCCATGGCACCATTACCGACAAATTGGTCGTCACAAGCGGCTGTCCAATAGGTCTTGTTGTCGGCGACGGAATACGTGGCGACAATCCTACAGTCGCCGTCGTCGTTAGAGCAGTAATTCGGCGCGAGGGATGCAACAACGAACCATCCGGTTACAAAGCTCAACCAGTTCATAGCGGTACAGGGTCTAGAGTGAAAGAGAGACCCGCAACGCTGCCCGGACCGGGAGGGTAATGGCCGGCATGAGAGGCGGAAACCGCCGGCCATCGTCCGCATAACCTGTACAAGGTTACGCTAACGATACAAAACCAGACCCGGGTAGGGCAAGTGGGCGTCGCGTGATCTTGGCCTTTTCCCTTCTAGACAGTTTTTGGGAGGCCGGCATACCCTCGACGCCGGAGAATCTTGAGATAAAGTCGTAACGAACACGTAACGAAGGAATAGACCTCCCGCCACTCCGGTCTAAACGCTGCCTTTCGACGCTGCCTTATGCGGCGCACTCATCGGACTAAACCTCATCCCCATGCGACGCTTCTTAACCCTCTCGTTACTCCTCCTGTCGCTCGTTGCGCGAGAGGACGCTCATGCGCAATCGTCCTCCCCCCCTATCGATCCCTCGCCCCCCGCGAGCGCCCTCCATGCGCTGCGGATGATCCGCGCCGAGCTCTCCGCGATGCCGGGAGCCACCGAAGCCGGCACGCCGGGTAGCGGCGCCGTCGACGGAAGTGATGCCTCCGGCGCCGGCTCGGGTGTCATCGCGGGCTTCGTGCATGGCGCCACTGCCCCGGATTCCGCATGGGTGTTGGTGGTGGCCGCGCGGCTACTCGAAAACCCGACGGCCTGGCAGATCGCCACGGTCCAGGCGGATGGCGCTTACCGTGCCACCAACCTGGAGGAAGGTACCTACTACGTCATGGCCGGCAGCGCCGGCCATCAGCCGCAATTCTACCGCGAGGCCTACGACCTCGCCAGCGCGGCCCCCCTCTTTATCTCCCCCGACCTGGTGATGGAAGGCATCGACTTCTTTCTTCAGCCCCTCGAAATCGGCTCGGGCGTCCTGTCCGGCGTCGTATTCGCCGGCGACGGCGCCGCCCGGCTGGCGCAAGCGCAGGTGGTGGCCTACCCGATCGACCAGCCCTATCGCCAGGAAATGACCGCGACCGATGCCGACGGCAACTACCGATTTGAGCAGCTTTTTGCCGGCCGCTACGTCGTCGAGGCCTGGGCCGATGGGTATTTCCGCCAGTATTACGATGGCGTAGAATCGTTCGAGCAGGCCACACCCGTCGTGGTGGCGGATGGCGCGGCGGCTACGAGCATTGACTTCACGCTCCAGCGCAGCGGTTCGATCTCCGGACGGGTGGTCACCCCCGCCGGCGAGCCCATCGCCGGCGCCTCGATCTTCGTCCAGCGCGCCTTTACGCCCAACCCGGACTCGGCCTATGTGGACCCCATCGTGTCCGCCGAAACCAATGAATCGGGCGAATACACGGTTTCGAGCCTCAGCCCGGGCTCGTATTACGTGCTCGCCCAGGCCTATGGCCAGTGGTTCGCCGTGTTTGCGTGGTACGACGGAGCGACACGCTTTGAAGACGCCACGCCCGTCGCGGTCGACTACGGCGCGGATACGCCGGGCATCGACTTCGTGCTGGACCCCGTGGGCCAGACGGGCCGCATCGCAGGCCGTGTGACCACCGCCGACGGCGAGCCGGCCACCCAGGCCTATCTGCGTCTCGAACCCTACGACGACATCCCGATCTACCTCTCCGCCTATGCCCGCGTCGACACCGACGGGTCCTATGTGTTCGAGAATGTGCCCGTGGGCCGGTATCGGGTGGCGCTGGACTTCTGGAACGATGTGTTCTACACCTCGATCTGGTACGATGGCGTCTACCTGCGTGAAGAGGCCACCCCGGTCGAGGTGATCGAGGACGAGACGACGGCGGGGATTGACTTCACCCTGCCCCGCGCGGACGGCGTCATCTCCGGCCGTATCCTCGATACGGACGGCAATCCGATCGCCGGCGCCTCCGTCTTTGCCTCGCCGGGCTCCTACATCTACCCGATGGACATCGGCTTCGGGGTCGGCTACGGGATGACGGATGCCGACGGCGCGTACACCATCACGGGCTTGATCGATGGCGAGTACTTTGTCTGGACCTCCACCTGTTTCTTCTGGCAGTGCGTGGAGCGGTGGTGGCCCGACGCGGCATCGCCGGCCGAGGCCGATCCGGTCGTCCTCCAGGACGGCGTATCGAATCCGCTCGCGGTCGATCTCACCCTCCCCCTCACGCAGGGCACGGCTTCGCTGGGCGGAACAGTCCAGGACAGCAACGGCCAGCCGCTGGCCGGCGCTATGGTGACAATCGCCTGGAACAGCGCATGGACCGACCCTGCAGAACCCGGCGGCTCCAACCCGGGCCCAGACGGCACCACCCGTCCGGGCGACCCCGGCATTCCGGACTCGACGATCTGGTACGCCGAACACGTTGCATATACAGATTCTCTGGGCGCCTACCTCTTCCCGCATCTCCCCACCGGCACCTTCACCCTCAGCGCGAGCTACTGGGAGGATGGCGGGTATGGCATCCAGTGGTACGACGGTGTGGACACGCCACAGGAGGCGACCCCCATCGAACTCAACGACGGCGACGCGCTGACGGGGATCGACTTCACGTTGGAAATCCTCCCGACAAGCGGGACACTGGCCGGCACCGTCGTCTTTAATGACGGCACGGCCGCGGGCGGGGCCTATATCGAAGCCTCTCCGTATTACTGGGACTATGCGGCATGGGCGATCAACCCGGTTTCGTATTACACCCTCGCGAGCGACAACGGCGCGTTCGAACTGACCGGCCTGCCCAACGGCACCTACTTTATCAACGTCTTTGCGCAGGGCGGTCGCCTACTGGAAAGCGTCATCCCCGGCGAACTGAGCCGATTGGTCGTGGAGATCAAGGGTGGGGCGACAGCCGTCATCGAGGTCGAGCTGCTGCGTGTGGACGAAGGGGATGGCAGGATAACCGGACGCGTCGCCAGTGAGGACAGCGTCGGGCTCAGCTTCGCGATTGTGCAGGCCATGGTGGATGACGATCCGAAGCGCGTCTACACCGCGCTCGCCGGCGCCGACGGACGCTACGAACTGACCGGGCTACCGGATGGCGACTTCATCGTCTGGAGCTTCGCGCCCTACCATGCGCTGGAGTACTACGACGACACGTACGAGCCCTCCGACGCCACGCGGCTGGACATCCGGAACGGCGCGGCGATTTCCGGGATCGACTTCGACCTTTCCCCGATCTACTACCGCGGGGTCCAGGAGGACGGGGCGCCGGTCGCCGGCACCGCCAGCTATCTGTTCGGGCGCGTGTCCGACATGGACGGCGGCGCCATCTCCGGAGCAACGGTGTATGCGATGAACGAGGCCGGCGAGGTCCTGAGCTCGGTGCGGACCCATCCAGACGGGATGTATGAGATCGCCGGCATCGCCCCCGGCGTCGGCGTCCGCCTCATGGCGACCTATCCCGGCTACGTCAGCCGCTTCCATGACGGCGCGACGTCCCTCGACGCCGCGGCCGACCTGAGCCTGGCCGCCGGTCGCTACGAGATCAACTTCGCGCTCATCGCCGGCACCAGCGTAGGTACGGAGCCGGACCCCGAGCTCCCGTCCGGCGTCGCCCTGCGCGGCAACTACCCGAACCCGTTTAACCCCGAAACACAGATCGCCTTCACGCTGGCCGAACCGATGGCGGTCTCGGTGACGATCTTCGACGCGCTGGGGCGCCGCGTCACCGAGCTCTATAGCGGCGCGCTGCCCGCCGGCGAGCAACAGCTCCGCTGGGATGCTACCGGCGCCGCCGGCGAGTCCATGCCCAGCGGCCTGTACTTCTACCGCGTCTCCGCCGAAGGCGTATCGAAGACCGGGAAGATGACGCTGCTGCGGTAACCGACCTCCTGCAAGCAGGGTAAGCAGGCCGGGTGATGTGTTCATGCACGTCGCCCGGCTCGCTTTTTTTGGCACCATCGGCCGGAATTGGCAGGGACCACGGCAGGACCCGGGGAACACGGGTGGACTCGATACATCCTGTCTCCATGCATTTCATCAACCATCAAACCGATCTTTTGGCGTTGATGGCGGGAGGATAGACTTCCTGCCTAATTATCTGTAAGATACGGGCTCATTCCACCTCCCTTCTGGACCCCAACCGCGTTTCCCTTCCACCCGGAGCGCCACCGAGACCTGTATGGACGTTTTAAGCACCGTGGACTGGGTGATCATTGCCGTGTACTTCGTCGCGGTGTTTGCGGTAGCTTTTGGCGTGGGCCGGCGCGAGAAAACCAGTGAGCAGACTTCTGCGGGCTATTTCCTCGCCGGACGAAACGCCGGCTGGTTCGT comes from Rhodothermales bacterium and encodes:
- a CDS encoding carboxypeptidase regulatory-like domain-containing protein, which encodes MRRFLTLSLLLLSLVAREDAHAQSSSPPIDPSPPASALHALRMIRAELSAMPGATEAGTPGSGAVDGSDASGAGSGVIAGFVHGATAPDSAWVLVVAARLLENPTAWQIATVQADGAYRATNLEEGTYYVMAGSAGHQPQFYREAYDLASAAPLFISPDLVMEGIDFFLQPLEIGSGVLSGVVFAGDGAARLAQAQVVAYPIDQPYRQEMTATDADGNYRFEQLFAGRYVVEAWADGYFRQYYDGVESFEQATPVVVADGAAATSIDFTLQRSGSISGRVVTPAGEPIAGASIFVQRAFTPNPDSAYVDPIVSAETNESGEYTVSSLSPGSYYVLAQAYGQWFAVFAWYDGATRFEDATPVAVDYGADTPGIDFVLDPVGQTGRIAGRVTTADGEPATQAYLRLEPYDDIPIYLSAYARVDTDGSYVFENVPVGRYRVALDFWNDVFYTSIWYDGVYLREEATPVEVIEDETTAGIDFTLPRADGVISGRILDTDGNPIAGASVFASPGSYIYPMDIGFGVGYGMTDADGAYTITGLIDGEYFVWTSTCFFWQCVERWWPDAASPAEADPVVLQDGVSNPLAVDLTLPLTQGTASLGGTVQDSNGQPLAGAMVTIAWNSAWTDPAEPGGSNPGPDGTTRPGDPGIPDSTIWYAEHVAYTDSLGAYLFPHLPTGTFTLSASYWEDGGYGIQWYDGVDTPQEATPIELNDGDALTGIDFTLEILPTSGTLAGTVVFNDGTAAGGAYIEASPYYWDYAAWAINPVSYYTLASDNGAFELTGLPNGTYFINVFAQGGRLLESVIPGELSRLVVEIKGGATAVIEVELLRVDEGDGRITGRVASEDSVGLSFAIVQAMVDDDPKRVYTALAGADGRYELTGLPDGDFIVWSFAPYHALEYYDDTYEPSDATRLDIRNGAAISGIDFDLSPIYYRGVQEDGAPVAGTASYLFGRVSDMDGGAISGATVYAMNEAGEVLSSVRTHPDGMYEIAGIAPGVGVRLMATYPGYVSRFHDGATSLDAAADLSLAAGRYEINFALIAGTSVGTEPDPELPSGVALRGNYPNPFNPETQIAFTLAEPMAVSVTIFDALGRRVTELYSGALPAGEQQLRWDATGAAGESMPSGLYFYRVSAEGVSKTGKMTLLR
- a CDS encoding DUF1501 domain-containing protein, with protein sequence MNPHRPCHAMSRREMLAMCRNGFGSVALMSLLGSAAFGCRVVSGEATALAGMPMAPRRANFIPRARSVIFLYMDGGVSQVDSFDPKPRLDREHGQNPYAKFKVDNTQFDDIGTILKSPWAFRNYGECGMPVSDLFPYMATCADDLALVRSMVSQFPEHTNANYFLHTGIGIQGRPSMGAWVTYGLGSENQDLPGYVVIDGGLVPPGGLDNFNSGFLPAAYQGSVFRAGDTPLANVLPLEGDPRLQSNKRALMEQMDEGLLGKIGPADQIESSIANYELAFRMQASVPELTDLSAESAATRRLYGLYSDDPHTRSYGMQCLLARRLVERGVRFIELTCPRVAADRWDQHAGLIDGHERNAHAVDQPIAGLLNDLKARGLLDQTLVVWAGEFGRTPFAQGSDGRDHNPSAFSIWLAGAGIRGGTIYGETDEYGYRVVDKPTTIHDLHATMLHLLGLDHERLTYRFGGRDIRLTDVHGHIVQDILA
- a CDS encoding PSD1 and planctomycete cytochrome C domain-containing protein; the protein is MRSPRFSPLSAAGLLALFGLAACSPSGRDALPDVVDFDAHIQPILSDNCYVCHGPDVSTREAGLRLDLRDSALVALESGAAAVVPGDPEASELLRRLRSDDPEERMPPPEVKKVLDPQDIALLERWIEQGAEYRPHWALVPPEKPEPPRVRRLVTPENPVDRFIEARLIDAGIPPAPNASKTSLLRRLSFVLTGLPPSPEGLEAFLADSSPDAYEHLVDRLLASPHFGERWARHWMDVVRYADTKGHEFDYPVVGAWTYRDYLIRAFNQDLPYDRFVMEHLAGDLLEEPRQNVEEGYDESVIGTLFYALGEGTHSPVDLQIDEAGRIDNVIDVTGKAFMGLTVACARCHDHKFDPIPTTDYYSLYGIVKSTRWALRDVRVTPNLVRQAEALDQSDQDLRAALGRQWLAELEALDEPPATLRPERPLAPADTGVTVLADFRTGTDLDGWRADGLAFRPSTVSGVPVFDGDRLTALQLPRVSSAARSHRLFGTLRSPTFTIDADHITVQAAGRHARVRLIIDNFQLIQYPIYGGLEQALDDSTMQEYTFDIGRWKGRPAYLELFPGYFSSQKPVLKDSAYVEVEYAWMYSGDLPRRTEPAASLSGKELTGALAGAVRGWMAGEASYEAVSLLNDALDAGLISADVAAVAADRALRAEREAKLPAPVLAMTMLDDIGVDQPVFVRGNVVTPSEETVPRRFMHALQRGDAPFEEAGSGRRSFASAVIDPANPLTARVMVNRIWHHVFGKGLVETVDNFGLQGARPEHRELLDYLAVRFVEEGWSVKAMVRLLVNSEAFQRSTAPVDEAIEQDPQNRLWHSYPVRRLEAEAIRDAMLSVSGRLDPTMYGEPVPVYLSDFMTGRGRPGDSGPLDGDGRRSIYLSLRRNFLSPFMLVFDMPIPFSTFGSRNTSNVPAQSLALLNDPFVAQQAEVWGRRIVALKELDAPSRIRLMYTSALSREATAGEVDAALAFLDEQATLYGLEPASAANDTRVWRDFAHTLFNLKEFIHLV